The DNA window CACACAGGGCAGCACTATGACTATGAGATGAGCAAGAGCTTTTTTGAACAGCTTGTTTTGCCTGAGCCAGATTTCTATTTGGGGGTTGGTTCAGCAAGTCAGGCATACCAGACAGCTAAAATAATGGTTGAGTTTGAGAAGATGGCAATAGAGGATAGGCCTGACTTAATTGTAGTGGTGGGAGATGTCAACTCTACCCTGGCCTGCTCTTTGGTTGCTGCTAAGCTACAGATTAAGCTGGCCCATATTGAAGCAGGACTTAGAAGTTTTGATCGGAGTATGCCTGAGGAGATTAACCGAATAGTCACAGATGTCCTTTCAGATTATCTCTTTACTACTTGCCAGGATGCCAACAATAATTTAGAAAAGGAAGGGATTGGAAAAGAAAAGACATTCTTTGTTGGGAATGTGATGATTGATTCCCTGTTTAGTAACATGGAAGGGGTAAACAACTCTCTTATTTTAAAAAGACTTGGCTTAGAGGAAAAAATTTACGCCTTGCTTACTCTTCATAGGCCAAGTAATGTTGATCAAAAAGAAACCTTTCTTCGAATACTCGAAGCCATAGAAGAGATCCAAAAAGAGATCAAGATTGTTTTTTCGGTCCATCCCAGAACAAGGATACGAATTAAAGAATTAGGATTAGATGAGAAAATAGATTCTCTTTCCAACATGATAGTAGTTGAGCCGCTAAGCTATTTAGATTTTTTAAGGTTGACTAAAGGGTCTAAATTTACAATGACCGATTCTGGTGGTTTGCAAGAAGAGACAACCGTGCTTGGTATTCCTTGTGTGACTATTAGAGAAAATACCGAGAGACCAATAACCATCTCGGAGGGGACAAATGTATTAGTGGGAACTGATACTGAGAAGATAGTACGAGAATGTCTTGTAGTTATAAATGGGGGCGGCAAGAGAGGCAGAATCCCTAAACTTTGGGATGGAAAGGCAGCTAAGAGGATTGTTGAGAAATTGTTAGAAGTTGACAGTCTTGCAGGCTGTTGAGATTGCAACCTCTCAATTTCTTGCTGGCAAAAGATTTGATGTTCCTGTAGATTATCGAACTACAAATGTCTCTGATAAAGTTCTTAGATTAATAGTTGGTTGGGCGGGAATAATTAAGAAGAAGAAGGAGATATCTGCTAATGCGGTTTTTTAACACGGCCGGGCCGGTCAGGTGCGAGAAACATTATTGCCTGCCCCCGTTAACTCGCTTTGACTTAGATGAGATACTCTCGCTTATTGATCAGGAGAAATACTTTGTGCTGCATGCTCCGCGGCAGACAGGCAAGACAACCTGTCTTCTGGCCCTGATGGATTATCTGAACAGGGAAGGGAAATACTATTGTCTGTACTTCAATGTAGAGATGGCCCAGTCTGCCAGAGAAGATGTCAGTCGGGGAATAAAGACGATCTTGGGCGAAATAGGCTCGCAAGCGCGTAATTTTCTGCAAGACCCATCTATCGATGATACCTGGCCTGATGCGCTAAATAAATATGGCGGAGATGGGGCGCTAAGAGAGATTCTTGCGCGCTGGGCTCAAGATAGCCCTAAGCCGCTAGTCCTCCTGATAGACGAAATTGATGCCCTGGTGGGAGATACCCTCATCTCGGTCTTACGGCAATTGCGGACCGGGTATCCCAATCGTCCGTCCTTTTTCCCTCAGAGCATTGTCTTGTGTGGGGTACGGGATGTGCGGGACTACCGTATTCACTCAGATAGTGAAAAAGCCATTATCACCGGCGGCAGCGCCTTCAACATCAAGGCTAAATCCCTGCGACTGGGGAATTTTACCCGGGCAGAGGTTGAGACCCTGTACAAACAGCACACAGAGGAGACCGGGCAATCCTTTGAGCCTAAAGTAATGGATTTGGTCTGGGATCTAACCAGTGGCCAACCCTGGCTGGTCAATGCCATTGGCTATGAGACCTGTTTTGAGATGAAAAATGGTCGAGACCGGTCACAGCCGATTATGACCGAAATGGTCATAGAGGCCAAAGAAAATCTTATCTTAAGAAGGGAAACACATCTTGACCAACTTGCAGACAAGCTCAAAGAAGAGCGGGTCAGAAAGGTCATCGAGCCGGTGTTGGCCGGGGAAGGCAGCCCAGACTTAATTTCCACGGATGATATTCAGTATGTGCGGGATATGGGCCTCATCCGGACAGAGGGAGAGTTAAGAATTGCAAACCTGATCTACCAGGAAATTATTCCCAGAGAGTTAACTTACAGTACCCAATTGACCATCAGTCAGGAGCCATCCTGGTATATCCAGTCTTTCGACGGACATCTCGATATAGACAGGCTAATGGCCTCCTTCCAGCAGTTCTTCCGCCAGCACTCAGAGCACTGGATAGAGCGGTTTGACTACAAGGAGGCTGGACCACAGCTCTTGCTCCAGGCCTTTCTCCAGAGGATTGTCAACAGCGGTGGCCGGGTCGAGCGAGAATACGGCCTGGGCAGGATGCGCACCGACCTGTTGGTTGTTTGGCCATATCCTGGTGGCGTGCAACAGGTGGTGATTGAGCTAAAGCTGACCAACGGCTCCTTGAGCAGTGTCATTGAAAAAGGTCTTCGGCAAACCGCAGAATATGCCGACCGCTGTGGGGCAGATGAAGCTCACCTGGTGATTTTTAATCGAGACAAGAATAAGACCTGGGAAGAGAAAATCTTTAGCCGACAAGAGACATGTCAGGGAAAGCAAATAAAGATATGGGGAATGTGAAATAGCCTGTGTCAAAGAAAAAGGGACAGCCCTAAAGCAAATGGTCACATTGAAAGATGCCAGAGAAGTCAGTAGTGAAATAGTAAGGACATTACAGCCTGTTTCTGTCATTGTCTTTGGCTCAGTGGCGAAAGAAGGGATAGGAGAAGATCTTGATCTACTGATCATTAGTGAAGATAGCAAAGGAGATGCGAGAGGGCTTAACAATCTTCTTTCTAAGCATCTAAGAGGCTTCTATAAAAGGTTTGCCATTGATCCATTTATTGTGCCGGTTTCCAAACTGCGGGAATATTTTTTTAGGGGCAGCCCGTTCTTAAGACTTATTCAAAATGAAGGGAGGTCTTTATATATGAAGGATTCGGTTAAGGAATGGTTAAAACAGGTTGATGAAGATCTTGGGATGGCAGAATATCTTCTTGGAGGTGGCTATTTCAGGGGAGCTTGTTATCACAGCCAGCAGGCAATTAAAAAGTCTTTGAAGGCAGGGCTTCTTCAAAAAGGATGGGAGCTTGAGAGGATTTACAGTATAGAAAGACTAAAGACAATTGCAGAGGATGAGTATAATTTGGCATTAGGAATTGATGAGGATGATATTATCTTTATAGACAGTATCTATCGAGGGAGATATCCGGCAGAAGAAGGCCTTCTTCCCTTGGGCGAACCCCACCAAAAAGAAGATGCGGTGCGGGCAGTAAGCATAGCCAGCAAGGTTGT is part of the bacterium genome and encodes:
- the wecB gene encoding UDP-N-acetylglucosamine 2-epimerase (non-hydrolyzing), with product MKVFLIAGARPNFMKIAPIWKEIKKHPAEFEALIVHTGQHYDYEMSKSFFEQLVLPEPDFYLGVGSASQAYQTAKIMVEFEKMAIEDRPDLIVVVGDVNSTLACSLVAAKLQIKLAHIEAGLRSFDRSMPEEINRIVTDVLSDYLFTTCQDANNNLEKEGIGKEKTFFVGNVMIDSLFSNMEGVNNSLILKRLGLEEKIYALLTLHRPSNVDQKETFLRILEAIEEIQKEIKIVFSVHPRTRIRIKELGLDEKIDSLSNMIVVEPLSYLDFLRLTKGSKFTMTDSGGLQEETTVLGIPCVTIRENTERPITISEGTNVLVGTDTEKIVRECLVVINGGGKRGRIPKLWDGKAAKRIVEKLLEVDSLAGC
- a CDS encoding HEPN domain-containing protein — protein: MVTLKDAREVSSEIVRTLQPVSVIVFGSVAKEGIGEDLDLLIISEDSKGDARGLNNLLSKHLRGFYKRFAIDPFIVPVSKLREYFFRGSPFLRLIQNEGRSLYMKDSVKEWLKQVDEDLGMAEYLLGGGYFRGACYHSQQAIKKSLKAGLLQKGWELERIYSIERLKTIAEDEYNLALGIDEDDIIFIDSIYRGRYPAEEGLLPLGEPHQKEDAVRAVSIASKVVKEISGYVSNYSTEDLRIQTSFTKDSSGMLP
- a CDS encoding ATP-binding protein, which encodes MRFFNTAGPVRCEKHYCLPPLTRFDLDEILSLIDQEKYFVLHAPRQTGKTTCLLALMDYLNREGKYYCLYFNVEMAQSAREDVSRGIKTILGEIGSQARNFLQDPSIDDTWPDALNKYGGDGALREILARWAQDSPKPLVLLIDEIDALVGDTLISVLRQLRTGYPNRPSFFPQSIVLCGVRDVRDYRIHSDSEKAIITGGSAFNIKAKSLRLGNFTRAEVETLYKQHTEETGQSFEPKVMDLVWDLTSGQPWLVNAIGYETCFEMKNGRDRSQPIMTEMVIEAKENLILRRETHLDQLADKLKEERVRKVIEPVLAGEGSPDLISTDDIQYVRDMGLIRTEGELRIANLIYQEIIPRELTYSTQLTISQEPSWYIQSFDGHLDIDRLMASFQQFFRQHSEHWIERFDYKEAGPQLLLQAFLQRIVNSGGRVEREYGLGRMRTDLLVVWPYPGGVQQVVIELKLTNGSLSSVIEKGLRQTAEYADRCGADEAHLVIFNRDKNKTWEEKIFSRQETCQGKQIKIWGM